One window of Nocardioides dongkuii genomic DNA carries:
- the meaB gene encoding methylmalonyl Co-A mutase-associated GTPase MeaB yields the protein MPAPDVDALLEGIREGRRASVSRAITLVESSRPQHRELARDLLTRLAEGGGAGVRSPAVRVGISGVPGVGKSTFIEALGGRLTAAGHRVGVLAVDPSSVRTGGSVLGDKTRMARLSVDPGAFIRPSPSAGTLGGVARATVQAMAVLESAAYDVVLVETVGVGQSEVTVAGMVDTFLFLTLARTGDQLQGIKKGILEIADVVAVNKADGDREQEARSAARELAGALRLVRGKDEWAPPVVTCSGLTDVGVADLWDRVLAHRDHLGADGLAAKRARQQLDFTWALVRDELDQRLRHSPGVRAIRDRVREQVLAGELPAPVAADQVLAAYDAR from the coding sequence ATGCCGGCTCCTGACGTCGACGCCCTCCTCGAGGGCATCCGCGAGGGCCGGCGCGCGTCGGTCTCGCGGGCGATCACGCTCGTGGAGTCCTCCCGTCCGCAGCACCGCGAGCTGGCCCGCGACCTGCTGACCCGGCTCGCCGAGGGCGGGGGCGCCGGCGTGCGCTCACCGGCGGTCCGGGTCGGCATCTCCGGCGTGCCCGGCGTCGGCAAGTCGACGTTCATCGAGGCCCTCGGCGGCCGGCTGACCGCGGCCGGCCACCGGGTCGGCGTCCTCGCCGTCGACCCCTCGAGCGTGCGCACCGGCGGCTCGGTGCTCGGTGACAAGACCCGGATGGCCCGGCTCAGCGTCGACCCGGGCGCGTTCATCCGCCCCTCCCCGAGCGCGGGCACCCTCGGCGGTGTCGCGCGGGCGACCGTCCAGGCGATGGCGGTCCTCGAGTCCGCGGCGTACGACGTGGTGCTGGTCGAGACCGTCGGCGTCGGGCAGTCCGAGGTCACCGTCGCCGGGATGGTCGACACCTTCCTCTTCCTCACCCTGGCCCGCACCGGCGACCAGCTCCAGGGCATCAAGAAGGGCATCCTGGAGATCGCCGACGTGGTCGCGGTCAACAAGGCCGACGGCGACCGCGAGCAGGAGGCCCGCTCCGCGGCGCGCGAGCTCGCCGGCGCGCTCCGGCTGGTCCGGGGCAAGGACGAGTGGGCGCCGCCCGTCGTCACCTGCTCCGGCCTCACCGACGTCGGCGTGGCGGACCTGTGGGACCGGGTGCTGGCGCACCGCGACCACCTCGGCGCCGACGGCCTGGCCGCGAAGCGGGCGCGCCAGCAGCTGGACTTCACCTGGGCGCTGGTGCGCGACGAGCTGGACCAGCGGCTGCGGCACTCGCCCGGCGTGCGTGCGATCCGCGACCGGGTGCGCGAGCAGGTGCTGGCCGGCGAGCTGCCGGCGCCGGTCGCCGCCGACCAGGTCCTCGCGGCGTACGACGCCCGGTGA
- the scpA gene encoding methylmalonyl-CoA mutase produces MTIPKSFSGLPLAGGPASPAGATAAQPWTSPEGIEIKPSYGPEDLAGLDALDTWPGLSPFLRGPYPTMYTTQPWTIRQYAGFSTAEESNAFYRRNLAAGQKGLSVAFDLATHRGYDSDHPRVRGDVGMAGVAIDSIYDARTLFDGIPLDEMSVSMTMNGAVLPVLALYIAAAEEQGVNPEQLAGTIQNDILKEFMVRNTYIYPPAPSMRIISDIFSYTSARMPRFNSISISGYHIQEAGATADLELAYTLADGVEYIRAGLETGMTIDQFAPRLSFFWAIGMNFYMEIAKMRAARALWSRLVRQFDPQNPKSLSLRTHSQTSGWSLTAQDVFNNVGRTAIEAMAATQGHTQSLHTNALDEAIALPTDFSARIARNTQLLLQQESGTTGTIDPWAGSYYIERLTHDLAERAWAHIQEAEQAGGMAKAIEQGIPKLRIEEAAARTQARIDSGAQKVIGVNTFRLAAEDKLDVLRVDNDDVYRQQIAKLERLRAERDDDEVRRTLEALTNSADRGAERGSLDGNLLALAVDAARAKATVGEISDALEKVYGRHQAVIRTISGVYRDTATEGDGTLLQQVLDATEEFEEAEGRRPRILVAKMGQDGHDRGQKVVVSAFADLGFDVDVGPLFSTPEEVAQQAVDADVHIVGVSSLAAGHLALLPALRQALADQGRPDIMVVIGGVIPPDDVPTLREMGAAAVFLPGTVIAESALDLLAALREQLGHDAGS; encoded by the coding sequence ATGACGATCCCGAAGTCCTTCTCCGGCCTCCCGCTCGCGGGTGGTCCCGCCTCCCCGGCGGGAGCGACGGCTGCGCAGCCCTGGACCTCGCCCGAGGGCATCGAGATCAAGCCGTCGTACGGGCCCGAGGACCTCGCGGGCCTCGACGCCCTCGACACCTGGCCCGGGCTGAGCCCGTTCCTGCGCGGTCCGTACCCGACGATGTACACGACCCAGCCCTGGACGATCCGGCAGTACGCCGGGTTCTCGACGGCCGAGGAGTCCAACGCCTTCTACCGCCGCAACCTGGCCGCCGGCCAGAAGGGGCTGAGCGTCGCCTTCGACCTCGCCACCCACCGCGGCTACGACTCCGACCACCCGCGGGTGCGCGGCGACGTCGGCATGGCCGGCGTGGCGATCGACTCGATCTACGACGCCCGCACGCTCTTCGACGGCATCCCGCTCGACGAGATGTCGGTGTCGATGACGATGAACGGCGCGGTGCTGCCGGTGCTGGCGCTCTACATCGCGGCGGCCGAGGAGCAGGGGGTGAATCCGGAGCAGCTCGCGGGGACCATCCAGAACGACATCCTCAAGGAGTTCATGGTCCGCAACACCTACATCTACCCGCCGGCGCCGTCGATGCGGATCATCTCCGACATCTTCAGCTACACCTCGGCGAGGATGCCGCGCTTCAACTCGATCTCGATCTCCGGCTACCACATCCAGGAGGCCGGGGCGACGGCCGACCTCGAGCTCGCCTACACGTTGGCGGACGGCGTCGAGTACATCCGCGCCGGCCTCGAGACCGGCATGACGATCGACCAGTTCGCGCCGCGGCTCTCGTTCTTCTGGGCGATCGGCATGAACTTCTACATGGAGATCGCCAAGATGCGCGCCGCCCGCGCGCTCTGGTCGCGCCTGGTGCGCCAGTTCGACCCGCAGAACCCCAAGTCGCTCAGCCTGCGCACGCACAGCCAGACCAGCGGCTGGTCGCTCACCGCGCAGGACGTCTTCAACAACGTGGGCCGGACGGCGATCGAGGCGATGGCCGCCACCCAGGGCCACACCCAGTCGCTGCACACCAACGCCCTCGACGAGGCGATCGCGCTGCCGACCGACTTCTCGGCGCGGATCGCCCGCAACACCCAGCTGCTGCTCCAGCAGGAGAGCGGCACCACCGGCACCATCGACCCCTGGGCCGGCTCCTACTACATCGAGCGGCTCACCCACGACCTCGCCGAGCGGGCGTGGGCGCACATCCAGGAGGCCGAGCAGGCCGGCGGGATGGCGAAGGCGATCGAGCAGGGCATCCCGAAGCTCCGGATCGAGGAGGCGGCGGCCCGCACCCAGGCGCGCATCGACTCCGGCGCGCAGAAGGTCATCGGCGTCAACACCTTCCGCCTCGCGGCCGAGGACAAGCTCGACGTGCTGCGCGTCGACAACGACGACGTCTACCGCCAGCAGATCGCCAAGCTGGAGCGGCTGCGGGCCGAGCGCGACGACGACGAGGTACGTCGGACGCTGGAGGCGCTGACCAACAGCGCCGACCGCGGCGCCGAGCGGGGCTCCCTGGACGGCAACCTGCTCGCGCTGGCCGTCGACGCCGCCCGGGCCAAGGCCACCGTCGGCGAGATCTCCGACGCGCTGGAGAAGGTGTACGGCCGCCACCAGGCCGTGATCCGTACGATCAGCGGCGTGTACCGCGACACCGCCACCGAGGGTGACGGCACCCTGCTCCAGCAGGTGCTCGACGCCACCGAGGAGTTCGAGGAGGCCGAGGGCCGCCGGCCCCGCATCCTGGTCGCGAAGATGGGCCAGGACGGCCACGACCGCGGCCAGAAGGTCGTGGTCTCGGCCTTCGCCGACCTGGGCTTCGACGTCGACGTGGGGCCGCTGTTCTCCACGCCGGAGGAGGTCGCCCAGCAGGCCGTCGACGCTGACGTGCACATCGTCGGGGTGAGCTCGCTCGCGGCCGGCCACCTCGCGCTGCTGCCCGCGCTGCGCCAGGCGCTCGCCGACCAGGGACGCCCCGACATCATGGTCGTCATCGGCGGCGTCATCCCGCCGGACGACGTCCCGACGCTGCGGGAGATGGGCGCCGCGGCGGTGTTCCTGCCCGGCACCGTCATCGCCGAGTCGGCGCTCGACCTGCTGGCCGCGCTGCGCGAGCAGCTCGGGCACGATGCCGGCTCCTGA